The following coding sequences are from one Rutidosis leptorrhynchoides isolate AG116_Rl617_1_P2 chromosome 11, CSIRO_AGI_Rlap_v1, whole genome shotgun sequence window:
- the LOC139874670 gene encoding uncharacterized mitochondrial protein AtMg01250-like → MGFGAKWRNWILSCLKSTSISILVNGSPTNEFKLGRGVRQSNPLSPFLFILVAEGLNILTKAEVRSGLFSGVEVGNDRVPISILQYANDTIFFGSWNESSILNLTKLLKCVELTSGLKVNYHKSNIFGVGVNKLKVDAMANKNGCKVGSFPFIYLGLSIGAKMNKMASWEVVAKFDKRLSD, encoded by the coding sequence ATGGGGTTTGGTGCTAAATGGAGAAATTGGATTTTATCATGCCTCAAATCGACGTCTATCTCTATCCTAGTTAATGGTTCACCTACAAACGAGTTCAAACTTGGAAGAGGAGTGAGACAAAGTAACCCCCTCTCGCCGTTCCTCTTTATCCTCGTGGCGGAAGGGCTAAATATTTTAACTAAGGCCGAGGTCCGGAGCGGGCTATTTTCGGGCGTTGAAGTGGGTAATGATAGGGTCCCCATCTCTATCCTCCAATATGCGAATGATACGATATTCTTCGGATCTTGGAATGAGAGCAGTATCCTCAATCTCACGAAGCTACTTAAATGCGTCGAACTAACTTCGGGTCTCAAAGTTAACTACCACAAAAGCAACATTTTTGGTGTAGGTGTGAACAAGCTTAAGGTTGATGCAATGGCAAACAAAAACGGGTGTAAGGTTGGCTCGTTCCCATTTATTTACCTCGGCCTTTCAATCGGGGCAAAGATGAACAAAATGGCTAGTTGGGAAGTTGTGGCAAAATTTGATAAAAGACTTTCGGATTGA
- the LOC139874669 gene encoding uncharacterized protein, which translates to MTSVWSYIVKTGNYIDTIGVPFKSSFSKAIGDGATTSFWNDKWIGGDCLKNKFKRLARLDLNLDASVAIKPGCPDAWQWQASNNGIYTTKILSDLVEVFIWRARKKRLPVLIELDNRGIDLHSTRCPICDDDVESVDHSLFQCKLAHDIWFKVRDWWGVSGNAINIDESFRGKSNHRISELGMKIWQAVQWKCGYLIWKDRNQKVFKNKCWNPPVALDEIQIKSFEWIARRCKTKAFDWHTWLHT; encoded by the exons ATGACTTCGGTTTGGTCTTACATTGTGAAAACAGGAAACTATATAGATACTATTGGAGTTCCTTTCAAGTCCTCCTTTTCCAAGGCTATTGGTGACGGTGCTACAACTTCTTTTTGGAATGACAAGTGGATAGGGGGTGATTGCCTAAAAAACAAGTTCAAACGACTGGCACGCTTGGACTTAAACCTGGATGCTTCG GTGGCCATCAAGCCTGGGTGTCCGGATGCGTGGCAATGGCAAGCAAGCAACAATGGGATATACACAACAAAGATTCTTTCGGATTTG GTAGAAGTCTTCATCTGGCGTGCGAGGAAAAAGCGTTTACCGGTTCTCATAGAGTTAGATAATAGAGGTATTGACCTCCACTCAACTCGCTGCCCAATTTGCGATGATGATGTGGAATCTGTCGATCACTCTCTTTTCCAATGTAAGCTAGCTCATGATATTTGGTTCAAGGTGCGTGATTGGTGGGGGGTAAGTGGTAATGCAATAAATATAGATGAATCCTTTCGTGGCAAATCAAACCATAGAATATCGGAGTTAGGCATGAAAATTTGGCAAGCGGTGCAGTGGAAGTGCGGTTACCTCATATGGAAGGATCGTAATCAAAAAGTCTTCAAAAACAAGTGTTGGAATCCTCCGGTTGCTTTGGACGAGATACAAATCAAAAGTTTCGAGTGGATCGCGAGAAGATGCAAAACAAAGGCGTTCGATTGGCATACATGGTTGCATACATAA
- the LOC139874671 gene encoding uncharacterized protein: MCWSASSRIKRAKYMDKTEINQVNGHKFNCKTCGKRPKSKKQATSRNTADSIGNSLSQSETECKQFDDRWVYSLWGNSDIGNEFFQAIRVRAESERPNCVFHNRHVACFNDFINKCNMIEIPINGRKFTRISDDGTKFSKLDRFLVSEKFISLWEDLSVIALERRESDHCPLLLRDKVIDFGPKPFKVFDEWFFKEGRKIEFGNLDIELDKLKNDASEWEKKAEAGALNDKERETWLETRKCWLDKEIIKSNMLRQKARIRWILEGEENSKYFHATNLRKHNKCNIRGLNLDDPKILGQAETNGPDGDGGFRLTETEAMELKNPINESEIWDAITECASTKAPGPDGFNLSL, from the exons ATGTGTTGGAGTGCGTCTTCAAGAATCAAGCGTGCTAAATACATGGATAAGACCGAAATTAATCAAGTCAATGGGCATAAGTTCAATTGCAAAACATGTGGCAAAAGACCTAAATCTAAAAAACAGGCTACCAGTCGTAATACAGCAGATTCAATTGGGAATTCCCTTAGTCAATCG GAAACAGAGTGCAAGCAGTTTGATGATCGATGGGTATACTCCTTGTGGGGTAACAGTGACATTG GTAATGAATTTTTCCAAGCTATTCGAG TGAGGGCAGAATCTGAAAGACCTAATTGTGTTTTCCATAACAGACATGTTGCGTGTTTCAATGACTTCATTAACAAGTGCAACATGATTGAGATACCAATAAATGGAAGAAAGTTTACTCGTATAAGTGACGATGGTACAAAGTTTAGTAAGCTGGATCGATTTCTTGTGTCAGAAAAATTCATTAGTTTATGGGAAGACCTTTCGGTTATCGCACTAGAAAGAAGAGAATCGGACCACTGTCCTTTACTCCTTAGAGATAAAGTTATTGATTTTGGCCCTAAGCCTTTCAAGGTGTTCGACGAGTGGTTCTTCAAAGAGGGG AGAAAAATTGAATTCGGTAACCTTGATATTGAATTAGACAAGCTTAAAAATGATGCTTCTGAATGGGAAAAGAAAGCGGAGGCGGGTGCACTTAATGATAAGGAAAGGGAAACATGGCTAGAGACTAGAAAATGTTGGTTAGATAAAGAGATAATTAAATCGAATATGTTGCGACAAAAAGCTAGAATTCGATGGATATTGGAGGGTGAAGAAAACTCCAAATATTTTCACGCCACAAATCTTCGGAAGCATAATAAGTGTAACATTCGTGGCCTCAATTTAGATG ACCCCAAAATTTTGGGCCAGGCCGAGACAAATGGGCCTGATGGGGATGGTGGATTCAGACTGACAGAAACAGAAGCGATGGAGCTGAAAAATCCCATTAATGAATCTGAAATTTGGGATGCAATAACCGAATGTGCGAGTACAAAAGCTCCTGGTCCGGATGGCTTCAATTTAAGTTTATAA